The following proteins come from a genomic window of Lolium rigidum isolate FL_2022 chromosome 5, APGP_CSIRO_Lrig_0.1, whole genome shotgun sequence:
- the LOC124656287 gene encoding B3 domain-containing protein Os11g0156000-like yields the protein MAMHPLSQGHPQAWPWGVAMYTNLHYHHQYEREHLFEKPLTPSDVGKLNRLVIPKQHAERYFPLNGGDSPGEKDLLLSFEDEAGKPWRFRYSYWTSSQSYVLTKGWSRYVKEKQLEAGDVVHFERVRGLGTGDRLFIGCRRRGESAPPPPVRVPPPALSAGEQQPWSPMCYSTSGSYPTSPANSYAYRRSVEQDHSDMLHAGESQREADAKSSSMASAPPSRHLRLFGVNLDCGPEPEAEATTPMYDYTHQSPYAAVAMVPTYWGSS from the exons ATGGCCATGCACCCTCTCTCCCAGGGGCACCCACAGGCCTGGCCATGGGGGGTAGCCATGTACACGAACCTGCACTACCACCACCAGTACGAGAGGGAGCACCTGTTTGAGAAGCCCTTGACGCCCAGTGATGTGGGCAAGCTCAACAGGCTGGTGATTCCCAAGCAGCACGCGGAGAGGTACTTCCCCCTGAACGGCGGTGACTCCCCCGGCGAGAAGGACCTGCTCCTGTCCTTCGAGGATGAGGCCGGCAAGCCATGGCGATTCCGGTACTCGTACTGGACGAGCAGCCAGAGCTACGTGCTCACCAAGGGCTGGAGCCGGTacgtcaaggagaagcagctcgaAGCAGGAGACGTCGTGCACTTCGAGAGGGTGCGCGGCCTTGGCACCGGCGACCGGCTCTTCATCGGCTGCAGGCGCCGTGGCGAGagcgcgccgccaccgcctgtGCGTGTACCTCCACCAGCTCTGAGCGCCGGGGAGCAGCAGCCTTGGAGCCCGATGTGCTACAGCACGTCGGGATCATACCCTACCAGCCCTGCCAACTCCTACGCCTATCGCCGCTCGGTGGAGCAAGATCACAGCGACATGCTGCATGCAG GTGAGTCGCAGAGAGAGGCAGACGCCAAGAGCAGCAGTATGGCATCAGCGCCGCCGTCGAGACATCTCCGGCTGTTCGGCGTCAACCTCGACTGCGGTCCGGAGCCAGAGGCAGAAGCAACGACGCCAATGTACGACTACACCCACCAGAGCCCCTACGCTGCAGTGGCCATGGTGCCAACTTACTG GGGCAGTTCATAA